A single genomic interval of Cellvibrio sp. PSBB023 harbors:
- a CDS encoding chloride channel protein, whose translation MPANRPHRPTDTAPITTASRISHYVESLRDQLAGAEALPQLTLLGLLTGIIAGAVIVLFRWAVELPLGYFLPDSFENFEAISSPMHFALPVTGAIVLGLVLQLVDKRHHATSIGHVMDRLQNHQGRMPLGNVVTQFFGGAACLLTGQSVGREGPAVHLGAGSGSLLGQWLKLPANSLRPLAGCGVAAAIAACFNTPMAGVIFAMEVVILEYTIAGFIPVTLAAVAGATMTRLAFGPEIAFINAQSVMGDLRELPLMGLVGLVVAVFAAAYIRLHGASCRWALHRPIALRFALAGLFTGICALWIPQIMGVGYDTISSALAGEIGFALLLAIAITKLLATSLSLGMGMPGGVVGPLLFIGACVGGAVGSAAQLLMPGSASAIGFYVILGMGAMMGATLNAPLAAMMAILELTYNPNIIFPSMLVVIAACLTTRWVFRCDGLFQHVLRIQGKFRSAEAMEQLLSRTGVRGAMDRHLVVSDSQISLHAAQQLLARHPHWILVRDNNQLLQPADLHTYLQTLTSHQPTDERQEMINLQEIPARRYDLARIAADANLFEALELMNRQQLDALWVESLSDSHQPLGIISRRTIDNYYRI comes from the coding sequence GTGCCCGCCAATCGCCCCCATAGACCTACCGACACAGCGCCAATCACTACAGCTTCGCGTATTAGCCATTATGTGGAGTCCCTGCGCGACCAACTGGCGGGGGCTGAAGCCTTACCGCAGCTGACACTGCTGGGCCTGCTGACCGGCATTATTGCCGGCGCGGTGATTGTGCTCTTTCGCTGGGCAGTAGAGTTGCCACTGGGATATTTCCTGCCCGATAGCTTTGAAAACTTTGAGGCGATCAGCTCGCCCATGCACTTTGCCCTCCCCGTCACTGGTGCGATTGTGCTGGGGCTGGTATTACAACTGGTCGATAAACGCCATCACGCCACCAGCATCGGCCATGTAATGGATCGCTTGCAGAATCATCAGGGGCGCATGCCACTGGGCAACGTAGTCACTCAATTCTTTGGCGGCGCGGCCTGTTTGCTGACGGGTCAATCCGTCGGGCGCGAAGGCCCAGCCGTACACCTGGGCGCAGGCAGTGGCAGCCTGCTCGGGCAGTGGCTGAAGTTACCCGCCAACAGCTTGCGTCCGCTGGCGGGCTGTGGCGTTGCAGCGGCCATTGCCGCCTGCTTTAACACACCCATGGCCGGGGTTATTTTTGCGATGGAGGTCGTGATTCTGGAATACACCATCGCCGGGTTTATTCCGGTCACCCTGGCCGCCGTCGCGGGGGCCACCATGACACGCCTCGCCTTTGGGCCTGAAATCGCCTTTATTAACGCGCAGTCAGTGATGGGCGATTTGCGCGAACTGCCACTGATGGGCCTGGTCGGCTTGGTCGTCGCCGTCTTTGCTGCCGCCTACATTCGCTTGCACGGCGCAAGCTGTCGCTGGGCATTGCATCGCCCCATCGCGCTGCGCTTTGCGCTTGCAGGGTTATTCACCGGTATATGCGCCCTGTGGATTCCGCAGATCATGGGCGTGGGTTACGACACTATTAGCAGCGCACTGGCAGGCGAGATAGGTTTTGCATTGCTGCTGGCGATTGCCATTACCAAATTATTAGCCACCTCCCTCAGCTTGGGGATGGGCATGCCTGGCGGCGTGGTAGGCCCGCTGCTATTTATCGGCGCCTGTGTCGGCGGTGCGGTCGGTAGCGCAGCCCAACTACTCATGCCCGGCTCCGCCAGCGCCATAGGCTTTTATGTGATCTTGGGTATGGGTGCCATGATGGGCGCCACACTCAATGCCCCGCTCGCGGCGATGATGGCGATACTCGAACTCACTTATAACCCCAACATTATTTTCCCCAGTATGCTGGTGGTGATTGCCGCCTGCCTCACCACCCGCTGGGTATTCCGCTGCGATGGGCTGTTTCAGCATGTATTGCGTATTCAGGGCAAATTTCGCAGCGCCGAAGCAATGGAGCAATTACTCAGCCGTACCGGCGTGCGCGGTGCGATGGATCGCCATCTGGTGGTGAGCGATAGCCAAATAAGCCTGCACGCTGCGCAACAGTTACTGGCGCGTCACCCACACTGGATTTTAGTGCGCGACAACAACCAACTGCTGCAACCGGCCGATTTACATACTTATCTGCAAACGCTGACGAGCCATCAGCCAACCGATGAACGCCAGGAGATGATCAACCTGCAGGAGATCCCCGCGCGCCGCTACGACCTTGCGCGCATTGCAGCGGATGCGAATCTATTTGAAGCACTGGAATTGATGAATCGCCAGCAACTGGATGCACTTTGGGTGGAATCACTTAGCGATTCGCACCAGCCACTGGGTATAATCAGTCGCCGCACTATCGACAACTACTACCGTATTTAA
- the argC gene encoding N-acetyl-gamma-glutamyl-phosphate reductase, with amino-acid sequence MIKAAIVGGTGYTGVELLRLLSKHPQVEVTVITSRAEAGTKVADMYPNLRGHIDLVFTEPDVAVLGECDVIFFATPHGVAQNMMSGLMNTKARIIDLSADFRIRDVPLWEKWYNQPHGAPDLVAQAVYGLPEVNREAIRTAKLVACPGCYPTATQLGYLPLIENNLVDPTRLIANAASGASGAGRQAKIDNLLMEISDSFKAYGVAGHRHLPEIEQGLRDVQPAGAAPVALTFVPHLLPIIRGIHATLYATLLDANNVPDLQALYEARYANEPFVDVLPAGNLPQTRSVKGSNVCRIAIVRPQQRDTVVVLSVIDNLTKGASGQAIQNMNIMFGFEETAGLDVVALMP; translated from the coding sequence GTGATTAAAGCGGCGATTGTTGGTGGAACTGGCTATACCGGGGTTGAGTTGCTGCGCCTCTTGTCCAAACATCCACAGGTTGAGGTGACAGTGATTACCTCCCGTGCCGAGGCGGGCACCAAGGTGGCCGATATGTACCCCAACCTGCGCGGCCATATCGATCTGGTGTTTACCGAACCGGATGTCGCTGTGCTGGGTGAGTGCGATGTCATCTTCTTTGCTACACCCCATGGTGTGGCGCAGAACATGATGAGCGGCCTGATGAATACCAAGGCGCGTATCATCGACCTGTCTGCTGACTTCCGTATCCGCGATGTTCCCCTGTGGGAGAAATGGTACAACCAACCGCATGGCGCGCCGGATCTGGTCGCCCAAGCCGTTTATGGCCTGCCAGAAGTAAACCGCGAGGCGATTCGTACCGCCAAGCTGGTTGCATGCCCTGGCTGCTATCCCACCGCGACCCAATTAGGCTATCTGCCACTGATTGAGAATAATCTGGTCGATCCAACTCGGTTGATCGCCAACGCCGCCAGTGGTGCCAGTGGTGCCGGGCGTCAGGCTAAAATCGATAACCTGTTGATGGAAATCAGTGATAGCTTCAAGGCATATGGTGTTGCCGGTCATCGCCATTTGCCGGAAATCGAACAGGGCCTGCGCGATGTGCAGCCTGCAGGTGCAGCACCGGTAGCCCTGACGTTTGTACCGCATTTGCTGCCGATCATTCGGGGTATTCATGCAACCCTCTATGCAACCCTGCTGGATGCCAACAATGTGCCTGATTTGCAGGCGCTTTACGAAGCGCGTTATGCCAATGAACCCTTCGTGGATGTATTGCCCGCTGGCAACCTGCCGCAAACGCGTAGCGTGAAAGGCTCCAATGTTTGCCGTATCGCCATTGTTCGTCCACAGCAGCGCGATACCGTAGTGGTGTTATCGGTGATCGACAACCTCACTAAGGGCGCCTCCGGACAAGCGATCCAAAACATGAATATTATGTTTGGCTTTGAGGAAACCGCCGGTCTGGATGTTGTGGCCTTAATGCCGTAA
- a CDS encoding copper chaperone PCu(A)C, translated as MSSFIRGVFIVSLGVIAVSVFSADREVVSVQQAWVKLAPPGAAVNAAYMRLQNQSPIAQTIIAVSADCCSQVMMHESRLEGDSVVMDHKERLEIPAQSELVLAPGGLHLMLMGAHKPLTMNDKVSFVVEFADRTQQIIVAPVKLAADE; from the coding sequence ATGAGCAGTTTTATTCGTGGCGTATTTATTGTGTCGCTCGGAGTTATAGCCGTCTCGGTGTTTTCTGCGGACAGAGAGGTTGTCTCGGTACAGCAAGCTTGGGTGAAATTAGCTCCGCCGGGTGCTGCCGTAAACGCGGCTTATATGCGGTTACAAAATCAATCGCCCATTGCGCAGACGATTATTGCAGTGAGTGCGGATTGTTGCTCGCAGGTAATGATGCATGAATCGCGGCTGGAAGGGGACAGTGTAGTGATGGATCACAAAGAGCGTTTGGAGATTCCGGCACAGTCTGAACTGGTGTTGGCTCCGGGCGGATTGCATTTAATGCTTATGGGGGCTCATAAGCCGCTGACGATGAATGACAAGGTCAGTTTTGTAGTAGAGTTTGCCGATAGAACACAGCAAATTATTGTCGCGCCTGTGAAGCTCGCCGCAGATGAATAG
- a CDS encoding SCO family protein: MNSSNNSIWFYAVATVLSVALGFFVASHYSTSEPVYHHAQLLPQPRALPEMALVDQQGKSIGNNLWRNRWSLVFFGFTSCPDICPLELQKLASLLRLADASARLQVVFISVDPERDTPARLREYVNFFHPDIVALSGSNAELAHTANFFGAAYDRSVIIESKLFSVPAGIDMPVNAGNAYQVNHSARVFIVNPQGAYAGSFMPPFDAPQLWGDIKQLIRQ; this comes from the coding sequence ATGAATAGCAGCAATAATTCAATTTGGTTTTATGCGGTAGCGACAGTGCTCAGTGTGGCATTGGGCTTTTTTGTCGCCAGCCATTATTCAACAAGTGAACCTGTGTATCACCACGCACAGCTCTTACCGCAACCACGCGCACTACCTGAAATGGCATTGGTGGATCAGCAGGGGAAATCCATCGGTAACAATCTGTGGCGCAATCGCTGGTCATTGGTTTTTTTTGGTTTTACTTCCTGTCCGGATATTTGCCCATTGGAGCTACAAAAACTGGCGTCTTTACTGCGATTAGCCGACGCGTCAGCCAGGTTACAAGTAGTGTTTATCAGTGTGGATCCGGAGCGCGATACGCCTGCCAGGTTGCGTGAGTATGTTAATTTTTTCCATCCGGATATTGTGGCACTCAGTGGCAGTAATGCGGAATTGGCGCACACGGCTAATTTTTTTGGTGCTGCTTATGATCGCTCGGTGATTATTGAGAGTAAATTATTTAGTGTTCCAGCGGGCATTGATATGCCTGTGAATGCAGGCAATGCTTATCAGGTAAATCATTCTGCCAGGGTATTTATTGTGAATCCGCAAGGTGCTTATGCCGGGAGTTTCATGCCGCCCTTTGATGCTCCGCAACTATGGGGTGATATAAAACAACTGATTAGGCAATAG
- a CDS encoding CopD family protein, producing the protein MLWIKALHIIAVITWMAALFYLPRLFVYHTMSEDEISRERFKIMERKLLRGIANPSMIAVFIFGVWMSWLGWAYYSTQGWYWCKLVLVALLTGYHHACIAYFKQLRDDRCTKSHVFFRVFNELPVFLLIGIVILVVVKPF; encoded by the coding sequence ATGCTCTGGATAAAAGCCCTGCACATTATCGCCGTAATCACCTGGATGGCGGCGCTATTTTATCTGCCGCGCCTGTTCGTATACCACACCATGAGCGAAGACGAGATCAGTCGCGAGCGTTTTAAAATTATGGAGCGAAAATTACTGCGCGGCATCGCCAACCCCTCAATGATTGCGGTGTTTATTTTTGGTGTTTGGATGAGCTGGCTCGGCTGGGCTTACTATTCCACACAAGGTTGGTACTGGTGCAAATTGGTATTGGTCGCACTGCTCACCGGCTATCACCACGCGTGTATCGCCTACTTCAAACAATTGCGCGATGACCGCTGCACCAAGAGCCATGTTTTTTTTCGTGTGTTCAACGAACTCCCGGTGTTTTTATTAATTGGCATTGTCATTCTGGTGGTGGTAAAACCTTTTTAA
- the hemL gene encoding glutamate-1-semialdehyde 2,1-aminomutase produces MSRSEELFLQAQKTIPGGVNSPVRAFKAVGGTPVFFERALGAYVWDADGKQYIDYVQSWGPMVLGHAHPEVINTVIETAKFGLSFGAPTERETTLAEKLCNLIPNMDMVRFVSSGTEATMSAIRLARAFTKRDKIIKFEGCYHGHSDSLLIKAGSGALTLGVPSSPGVPAVLADHTLTLDYNNAEQVRECFAKLGDQIACIIVEPVVGNMNCVPPVPGFLECLREVCDQYGSLLIFDEVMTGFRVAHKGAQGHYSVNADIITLGKVIGGGMPVGAFGGRRDIMQMIAPSGPVYQAGTLSGNPVAMAAGLKTLELLEQEGFYDNLCARTTELVEGLQRLADEAGIPFTTNHVGSMFGFFFTSEKKVTNFKQVMACDIPRFNAFFHGMLARGVYLAPASYEAGFMSGAHTEQDIQATLTIAAEVFATLK; encoded by the coding sequence ATGAGCCGCTCTGAAGAATTATTTTTACAAGCCCAAAAAACCATTCCCGGCGGTGTTAACTCGCCCGTGCGTGCCTTTAAAGCAGTAGGCGGTACGCCCGTATTTTTTGAGCGCGCGCTGGGTGCTTACGTGTGGGATGCAGACGGCAAGCAATACATCGATTACGTGCAAAGCTGGGGGCCGATGGTATTAGGGCACGCACACCCCGAGGTGATTAATACCGTTATCGAAACTGCAAAATTTGGTTTGAGTTTTGGTGCCCCTACTGAACGCGAAACAACTCTCGCCGAAAAACTCTGCAACCTGATTCCCAATATGGATATGGTGCGCTTTGTCAGCTCTGGCACTGAAGCGACCATGAGCGCCATAAGACTCGCGCGCGCTTTTACCAAACGCGACAAAATTATTAAGTTTGAAGGCTGTTATCACGGCCACTCCGATTCGCTGCTCATCAAAGCCGGTTCCGGAGCACTGACCCTCGGTGTGCCCAGCTCACCGGGCGTACCTGCCGTACTCGCCGACCACACACTCACACTGGATTACAACAACGCAGAACAAGTGCGTGAATGTTTTGCCAAGCTCGGCGACCAAATTGCCTGCATTATTGTTGAACCCGTGGTAGGTAATATGAATTGTGTTCCGCCCGTACCAGGCTTTTTGGAATGCCTGCGCGAGGTATGCGATCAATACGGTAGCCTGCTGATTTTTGATGAAGTCATGACCGGTTTTCGCGTCGCGCACAAGGGTGCACAGGGCCACTACAGCGTCAATGCCGACATCATCACCCTGGGTAAAGTCATTGGCGGTGGTATGCCGGTAGGTGCATTTGGCGGTCGTCGCGATATTATGCAAATGATTGCGCCTTCTGGACCGGTATACCAAGCGGGCACACTCTCCGGCAACCCTGTTGCCATGGCTGCTGGTTTAAAAACCCTGGAGTTATTGGAGCAAGAAGGCTTTTACGACAATCTCTGCGCACGCACTACCGAACTGGTAGAAGGATTGCAACGCCTGGCCGATGAAGCAGGTATTCCTTTTACCACCAATCACGTTGGCAGTATGTTTGGTTTCTTTTTTACCAGCGAGAAAAAAGTCACCAACTTCAAACAAGTCATGGCCTGCGATATTCCACGCTTCAATGCATTTTTCCATGGCATGTTAGCGCGCGGCGTTTATTTAGCCCCGGCCTCTTACGAAGCCGGATTCATGTCTGGTGCGCACACAGAGCAGGATATTCAGGCTACGCTGACCATTGCCGCTGAAGTGTTTGCCACTTTGAAATAA
- the thiE gene encoding thiamine phosphate synthase, which translates to MMNKLYAITDSQLLPGDTLFTAVAAALKGGCKWVQYRDKSTDHPRRLSEAKQLLALCNQHRAQLLINDDVSLAQEVGAHGVHLGQGDTNALAARIILGSSAIIGVTCHDSLALAQQAIKDSANYIAFGRFFSSNTKPDARPAPISLISDARKVFSNTPIVVIGGITLDNGKQLLDAGADMLAVCHSLFAADDIAVQAKKFIELSVKGQD; encoded by the coding sequence ATGATGAATAAACTCTACGCGATTACCGACTCACAACTCTTACCCGGCGACACGCTGTTCACTGCCGTCGCTGCAGCCCTCAAGGGTGGCTGCAAGTGGGTGCAGTATCGGGATAAATCAACCGACCATCCACGCCGACTATCTGAAGCAAAACAGTTGCTCGCGCTATGTAATCAACATCGGGCGCAATTATTAATCAATGACGATGTGAGTCTCGCACAAGAAGTGGGTGCCCACGGCGTGCATTTGGGCCAAGGCGATACCAATGCCCTTGCCGCACGAATTATTCTCGGCAGTAGTGCGATTATCGGTGTCACCTGCCATGACTCATTGGCGCTTGCACAACAGGCCATAAAAGACAGTGCCAATTACATTGCCTTTGGTCGCTTTTTTTCATCCAACACCAAACCCGATGCGCGCCCTGCGCCAATTTCATTAATCAGCGATGCACGCAAAGTATTTAGCAATACACCTATCGTTGTTATCGGCGGAATTACTCTGGATAACGGTAAACAATTATTAGACGCGGGGGCCGATATGCTTGCCGTTTGCCACAGTTTATTTGCAGCGGACGATATTGCCGTGCAAGCCAAAAAATTTATTGAATTATCTGTTAAAGGTCAGGATTAA
- a CDS encoding Yip1 family protein — protein sequence MISHVAGLFTHPHKEWEEIRDTQESVSHLYFAHVLFLALIPPVSMFIGTTRVGWVIGDRAPVMLTESSAFIMSALMYLALLVGVGVIGAFIDWMSRTYDSAPGLARSIVFAAYTATPLFVAGLCALYPNVILTMLVGIGAVFYTVYLLYTGIPIFMRIPEDEGFIYSSSILTIGLVMFVALLAITVLIWSFGFGPVHA from the coding sequence ATGATTTCTCATGTTGCAGGACTATTTACCCATCCCCACAAAGAGTGGGAAGAAATTCGTGATACCCAGGAATCCGTGTCTCATTTGTATTTTGCACACGTACTGTTTCTGGCGTTAATTCCACCGGTTTCCATGTTTATTGGCACTACACGTGTCGGCTGGGTTATTGGTGATCGCGCCCCGGTTATGCTGACAGAATCGAGCGCCTTTATCATGAGCGCGCTAATGTACCTGGCGTTGTTGGTTGGTGTGGGTGTGATAGGGGCCTTTATCGATTGGATGTCGCGCACCTATGATTCTGCACCGGGGCTTGCCCGTTCAATTGTGTTTGCTGCCTATACTGCCACACCGCTCTTTGTGGCCGGTTTGTGCGCACTTTACCCCAACGTGATTCTCACCATGCTGGTGGGTATTGGTGCAGTGTTCTATACCGTGTATTTACTTTATACCGGCATTCCGATTTTTATGAGAATTCCCGAAGATGAAGGTTTTATTTACTCCAGTTCTATTTTAACAATTGGCTTGGTGATGTTTGTTGCACTGCTTGCCATCACTGTATTGATTTGGAGTTTTGGTTTTGGGCCAGTGCATGCCTAA